The Agelaius phoeniceus isolate bAgePho1 chromosome 19, bAgePho1.hap1, whole genome shotgun sequence genome includes the window CTGGACCTTGTTGCTCACAAATCCAGGTGAGCAGCAAGTTCTTTGAAGGAACATGTTAGAACTGGGTTGTTTCACTCAGCTTTTGGTTAACTCCTGATTCTTTTGGCTGCACAGAGATGATGAacactggaagtgttcaaggccaagttggagcagcctggtctagtggaaggtgtccctgcccatggcagggggtgggatgagctttaaggtcccttccagcccagactgtgctgtgattctatgattatatCTGTTAGACTGGGACATATTACACATGGAGGAAAGATTGTAGCCTCCCCAAACCTGTTACAGTTGAGAGAAGGGACAGTGACACAACAGGACCTGTGTCTCACTATAGAGGAAACAATTTCCTGACTCCCAAAGATGGGAGTCAGGAAATTGTTTCCTCTATAGTGAGACAGAATTGTTACCTCCAAACTCCTCTTCCTTGGCAGTCTGCCTGGAAGGCAGCTTTGCTGACAATGTTCACCCTGAAAGACCAAGGCACAGTGAAGGATGCAGCTGCCCAAGAAGATTTCAAGAATCTTGGAATTAGATCTGAGGAGTTCTTTGCTCCTTGTTTTAAACTTAGTCCTGTAGGATTGAGTTCCTTTTCTGCTAGGGAAGGAATGCTGGAAGGTCTTGAGCTGCTCTCTCTGCTCAAAGCAGGTCTGGGCATTCTCACTTTGGGGTGGATGCTGGCAACAGGGTGTCCCTAAGTCACTTTTCCTGTTGTGTGTTGGCAGATGGACATTTGAGGGATGCAGACTCGGAGTACCTCCACTGGCTGGTGTGAGTACATCAGAGCCAGGTGCTCTGTGCCTGTGGGCTGGGCAGAaactcctccagcagctcagaaTCCATGGCTTTTCCTggtgctcctgccatcagcTCCTTTAGCCCTGTGTTCTGGGTCCTGCTAAGGATGCAGGAGTTCCAGATGTTGCTGCTGTTCAGCATTCCAGTTACTGGGTGGGatttttcctgtgctgaaagcaATCTCTGTTATCTGTTCCCTTATCAAAtggggcagaaatcacatcacAGCATGGCAGAGGGATTTGCAGTCCTGGGTGAATCTGCTGGAGGGAAATGAGTGTAAATGTGTTTGTGTTCAGGACCAATATTCCAGGCAGTGACATCAAGGCTGGTAAGGAGATGTGCCACTACCTGCCCCccttccctgccatggggacaggcTACCACCGCTTCATCTTCCTGCTCTTCAAGCAACTCGGTCCCATCGACTTCAGCCAGGACGCTCGGCCCACGCCCTGGTaattcctctgctcctgctggccttggctgctgctgctttggggttTGTGTACCTGTCACTGCACtagaggagcagctcctgtcacTCTGCAGAGTTCTCCAGGGCTGCTTTGGGTTTGTGTGTCCTCTGCAGCCACAATCCCAGCAATGCAGAGTCCTGCTCTTACAGAACAGGATGTTAGAGAGTGGTTTGTCCTGCCCAGAAATGTGCACGGAGCTGGAGACACTGGGAGAGTTTCTCTTAGTGGCTTCCTTTTCCACCTGTGTCATATGCCCTGGGGTGATGGGGAGCAGGGTATTGCTGCAAGGAGAGGTTCACCTGGTGCTTGTGTCTTGTTTCCAGCTACAGCCTGAAGATGAGAACCTTTAGCACGTTTGACTTCTACAGAAAACATAAGGATGCCAtgaccccagcagggctggcattTTTCCAGTGTCAGTGGGACAGCTCTGTCACTTCCACCTTCCATCAGCTGCTCAGTAAGGAACGGGGTCTCTGGAGGGGGTCTGTGGGTGGGACATCGCCCTGTGGCTGCAGGCTCTCAGTTGGTCCTGGCACTTGCCCAGGATCAGCACAGATTAAGCCCTTCCTGAGCCATACTCCTCCAAACTAACAGCAGCCTGAAGGAGCAGCCCCTAACCCTTGGctgaagattttaaaataactcCAAGGGCATGTTTAAGCAGCCCTGTCCTGTGTGGTGAGGGGGGTGTGGGGTTCAGATGTGAGCCCCTGCTGACCTGTCACTCTCTGCAGACATGAGGGAGCCGGTGTTCGAGTTCGTGCGGCCGCCCCCGTACCACCCTCCGCAGGTGAAGTTCCCTCGGCACCAGCCCCTGAGGTACCTGGACAGGTACCGGGACACGCAGGAGCCCACCTACGGCATCTACTAGgagctgtcccctctgtgtctgTGGGATGCTGGCTCCTGGATTTCCTGTGCTCCCCTCAGTCCCTCAGGAGGGAAATGACAAAGtctcagctcccagctcccctgtgctgggagctggcgTTGGGTGctcacagggctggcagctgcttaACGAGAATATTTCAAAATGAATCCATGGCCAGGCTGAAACCTTGCTCCTGattctgcagcagagctgagcagtggCTGGCAGGCTGCATCTCCCCAGAGATGCTCTGCCTTGCTTCCCTGCAAGAATCacagttttccttttgcttGTTTGTGGAGCAAACAGAGCCAGGCCAGCCTGGATTTCCTCCTCTCACAGTGCTGTGGTTCAGGACTGTATCAGATTTTATTtgtgcagtcctcctggagagATGAGTCTGATTAAACACTctctgagcagtgctggcaaAGCTGTCTTTATTGGGAAGAGCCTCTTACCCTGGGCAGtttgcccagagctggggagctcAGCAGGGTGCAGGGGAGATGGGCAGCCCTTCACTGGCCAGAGTCACTTCTCTTCTTGGATGTTGTAGTTTGAGAAGAGTGTAACTGTGGGGGTACCAGTCGTTGGTTTGTCTGGGTCTGGACTGAAGGCACTTGACACAGTTATTTGTGttcagactcaagtgtttattatctcctatcagtaaaacagtctcattACTGTGAGTTCAGtggcttttcattagaaggcacaaaatggccaacagtctcttgttacaaggtcttttaagactaaactatccaattaagaatcgacacctggattattttcccttttaacccagtAACTGATCCAAAAGAGCCCCCAGTgaggacttttctgcccaattaaaaattgccacccaaacccatgaagaagaagaaggaagaagcatgaagaagaaacccaagatgacaccctgtgccctccatcttgcttccatccacaacatactaaaaattcCAAAACCTAAATTTATCACCAAGTcatacacctacactactctctataatctatttcacacttctGTGGattcttgaagtctgggaaactttctccatgaatgagggtcaaagtcagtgctcccctgggggtcagggcaccccagagcagacagagaaatgttcccagtgccctgggtttccacatgTGGCTACACAGGTGGTAAACATGCACAAGTCAGTGTTTGTGGAGGTGGCTTCAGCTACCCAAGCACGTGGGCCTCAGCctccttcccctctctcctgGACAGGACATtcctggcatgggcagggagcagaagcaaagctgctgctgctagTGGTGGtggcctggcactgctgctgcaggtccTGTTCCCAGGCCTTGGAGagcctctgctctctgctgtgctgcactgtgcATCTCCTGTTCACATGGACCCCCAAATACCAACATGTTCCTGCTGGTacagctgctcttcccagctCTGGTTCCCTTTTTCTGATGTTCCTTCTACCACTGGAAATTGGAGCCTTCAGCAaacagctgggatggggctgaagTGCccccctgctgcctgtgctcagggctgttACCAGTTACCCCAgagctccctgagctcctcccCAGCTGAAGGATTCTGGGGTCTGGTTTAAGCTGGGCTGAGTGTACTGGGGAGGTGCCCACGCTGGGGACACAGGTTCCAGGCAGAGACACAGGTCATGTTAGCCTCTCTGGGCTTTAAATATTTGGTCAGAATTGACAGCTGCAGCCCAAAGGAATGTTTTGGAGCTGAAGCTTGCTGGGACATGCAGTGAGTTGTGACATATCCCAAGCTCTCTCCTGTGTTCAGGGGGATGGCTCTGAGCCTGCCTGTGCTATGGAAGCTGGTCTGGATGATTCAGAGACCTGCTCCCTGCTTGCCCTCACCTGTGCAGGTAAAAGGGAAGCTGCTCATGAGGGGAGGCTGGAAAAACAAGGCTGGGAACATGAGCAAGATAGCACATGGGCCTGGCACAGAGATAAGGCTTGGGCAGGgtaaactgaaactgaactatgACAACGAGGGGAAGGTTTGCAGTGCACAGGCATTGCAGTGGCCTCTGGGCAGGAGACTCcacctgagcagggacaggtggCCCAGGTGGCATCTTTATTCTGTTTCAGGGTGCTGATGTGCACAGGTGTTGCAAGGAAGTTCATAGGAAAAGGTGTGGTGGGTGTGCATGGGGACATGGCaaactgcaggagctgtggtttAGAAGATGCAAGGGAAGAACATGGTGCTGGTGTGTGTCACAGCCTTGTGTCACAGCCTTGCCAgagcacagggaggtgacatgtggccacagcagcagtgggtgcctctctgctggttcccaggctggagctctgcacagaggtctctgtgccagggggcactgctgtcacagacatattttatgaaaaatcctttcgttaggatcttttctcctgagaagctgagaggcctcagaaacgaaatgtaaacaatggttatctgctgctgtggaatgcaccaggtgcatctgtgattggtctcatgtggttgtttctaatcaatggccaatcacagtcagctgtcttggactctctggtcagtcacaagattttattatcattcctttctattccttgcaagccttctgatgaaatcctttcttctattcttttagtatagttttaatctatcattttcttttaatatactctatatatcataaaataataaatcagccttctgaaacatggagtcaagattctctcTTGACTCGTCTCTCctctcgtcctgggacccctgcaaacaccatcacaccctgccatgctcagctcagggacccagccctggcagagctgaggaTGCCTGGAAGTTCCTTCAAAAGGCAATAAAGGAGTGAAAATCCAATTGCACACGGATGTGTGCCCAGCAAACGTGTTCATGGAAATACACATTGCTCTGATCCCTGTCAGCCTCCTGCGTGTCCCCCTGTGCTGTCACCGCAGCATTCCATCCTCTCCGGAGTGTCCCACCGTGCCTCACAGCCCTCCCTctgcactggaacagctccagtccttcctctgcagcctgtgtgaCCAGGGGACAGCCTCCGGGTGTCACTTCAGGAGTCTGGCCGGGAGCCCTGCCCCGCCTCTGGGCACAGCGtcaccacctcctcctcctcctcctctgcgcTTACGAGTTTCTATTTCCCGGCTTCTCGCCCGATCTCCGGCGCAGGCAGGATGGCATCGTCCATGTCGCAGAAGCTGGAGGAGAAGCTGGTGTGTTCCATCTGCCTGGAGCTGTTCAGGGTGCCCGTGACCTTGCCCTGCGGCCACAACTTCTGCAAGCGCTGCATCAGCGACCACTGGGACAAGCGAAGGCAGGAGCCCGACCCGAGCATCACCTGCCCCGAGTGCCGCAGGGTCTTCGAGCGGCGCCCGGAGCTGGAGAAGAATGTCACCCTGCACAGCGTGGTGGAGCTGGCCCGGGACAGCGAGGAGCGGGGCTGCGCCGCGGGCCGGGGCGAGGCGGCCCCGGCCGAGCTGTGCCCGCGGCACGGGCGGCCCCTGGAGCTGTTCTGCGAGGACGAGCGGCGCTGCATCTGCTGCGTCTGCACCGTGCGCGACTGCCGCCCCCACCGCAGGGTGCTCTTCGAGGAGGAGCGAGCCAAAAAGCAGGTGGGTGACACGGCTGGGGCCACGGGGGAACGGGGGGTGTTGTGACAGCTCGGGCATGCACGATatctgtgaaaaatgcgtattttatgattggcttttcgcaaatattaaaattaatattatatgtgttgtgttagaaagtaatgctgtattaattctcttaagtactgtgttaaatatagttttaggttacaaaaaatgttaaaatagaaactgtgctatgtaggatattttttttaaagaaaggacttgcagtgagatagcagccacaggacacctaaatcttacagagaaaaataatttattgctctcttaccagaagaaacgaacttcttcctgcctcaaagGCGCTGTTAGGAATCAGAGGAagttgatgatgaccagacagaatcctgtatttgaatggaatttatacATCAtttatgaagtgtatgaatatgcaacaggctgttgcttttaagggtaaATCCTTTGTTAatgggtgtcctttttcgggcttgtgctgcccagaaaaaggtacctggaaaTCCGtaactgtttgttttttttataaccattttattactattaaacttctaaaattttaaaaacaagtgattgttGTTTTTCACAATATCCACCCCACTGCCCCgtgtcctgctgcagggacatgatgtccctctgtgtgccagactgcccagctcagctggacaggggctggccagggaggtgccaccagtgcctggctggtgccaccagtgcctggctgctccttgagGAACCAGGTGCTgtcaggagcagcagtgagctGGGTAAATCCAGCAGCATGAGATGAACTGTGCCCTATGTGTTTGTTACCCTCTGATTTAGAGGAAACAGCTAAAAACGGAGTGAAAGGCAGCACAAAAAATCACTTCTTTGTTATCCTGACGCAGAGTTGCCTTCCCAAGCTGCCTGCTTCCCTGTTAGGCTTGTCCTACAGCCCTGAGAGGGTCCTGGGGGCCAGgtgggcagcactgggctgtTCCACAGGATGTGCAACTGGACATGACTGGGAGGAATGGCTGGATATGAagctcagtgctctgggctagTTGAAGGTGTTCAGTCATAGGCTgaatgtcacagacatcttttatgaaaaatccttttccttagggtttttcctcctgagaagctgagaggcctgaggaacaaaatgtaacccatggttatctgctgctgtggaatgcaacaggtgcatctgggattggtctcttgtggttgtttttaattaaaggccaatcacagtcagctggctcagactccgtccgagccacaagcctttgttatcgttctttctttttctattcttagctagcctgctgatgaaatcctttcttctattcttttagtgtagctttaatataatatatatataataaaataataaatcagccttctgaaacatggagtcagatccttgtctcttccctcatcctaaaaCCCCTACGAACACGGTCACAGctgaacttgatgatcttggaggtcttttccaactacTCTATGTTATTCTATGCCTCCTTTCACAGACCTTTTTGAAAGAATCCCTGGAAAAAGCCCAGGAGGAATCAGAGAGGATTGAGCAGACAATGAAGGAGCTCGAGTTGCAGACAGAGAGCATCAAGGTaactctgcagcctccctgtgCTGGCCTGTGGGTGGGAGTACACTGGTTCTCATGGCTCTTCCTGCCTAGGACTGCTCTGAGCTCAAAAATGGGATCCAGAGCAAATTCACCCACCTGAAGATAGCTCTGGAGGATTTCCAGCGTCAGACAGTGGCCAGGATTGAGCAAGAGCAGAGGGCAGCACTGGAGCATGTGGACAAGAACTGGAACCTGTGTAGGGACCGCCTGGATGTccttgggcagcacagggagagggcTCAGAGCCTGCTGGCCTGCCCTGAGCACAGGACCTTCCTGCAGGTACCACCCTGGCACTGTGTCCTCCCCTGCTTGGGCCTGCACCCTTTTGATGACAGCAGGATCATGTCCAACCCATTTTCACTGGGAACACATCCTCAGTTTGgctcagggatgtgctggggctATGGGGAAGagctgggttttgggggtccctgaaaAGTTGTGTGGGCAATGCTGGGATGCTCCTGTTGCCCACTGGGGAGACATGGTGATTGCAAATGGGTTTGCACAGTCCTCCCCAGActggtgtctgtgtgtctgtctgcaggAGTTCCCCCTGCTCCCACCTCTGGAGAGCCCAGAGGTGCTGGTGCCCGTGGAGTTTGATGTGGCTGCTGTGATCAAGCCCATCTCTGAGATCctcagcagcatctccaggctcctgctggaggACTTGCCTGGCTGTGTggcccccaaagcccccagccctgctggccaagGTAACCCTCCTGCTCTCAGGGGTACTTTGAAGGGCTCTGAGTCATCCTGAAGATGAGCTTggcctgtgtcactgctggggacacagctgctgggcacagggatttgggatgggacacACATTTACTGGTCAGCAGATGAAGTGGGATGAGCTGGGTGGCCTCCCTGTGGCCCCTCCTTGCTGGGAATGCTGAACCATGGTGGCACATGCCTGCTCCCAGGTTTGGATACAATggactcctcctcctcctccttttccttttcttcccatgAAGACAGGAAGAAAGAAGTTTTGGGGTGGTGTTACTCCAAAAGCCTGTTTCCATCCTCCACAGAGCCAGTGCATGcccaggagctggcagtgaAGGCTGTGGCCCCTCTCCCCAAGTGTCAGCTCCGAGCTGAGCTTCTGAAGGGTAAGGAGCACAGggggctccagggacagcaCCTCACTGGAGTCCCCAGAAGGAAAAGATGTCACCAAGCCAGGCTCCTTCCTGGGAGGAGGGTGGttgtggctgcagggacagggcctCCTTCCCTGGTTCTTCCAATGTTTCTCCCTAAATGCAGAGAAGGGTGGTGTAGGGGCAGGgtggatgggctgggatgggaaagGACCCACTAAGGGGATTGGCAGCACCAGGAAGTGCTTTCCATGGAACTGAGGCTGCCTGGTATTGGATCAGTCACTGCCCTGCATGGCATAGCCCCAGTccagagccctgcctgcagtCATTGCTCTCTATCCAGGGATGTGGCCTCAGCATTCCTTCAGTTACAGTCCTTCATGTCCCCTTTCCTCCCCAGGCCAGCCCCCTCCTGCTTTTAGGAAATTCCTCTGTGTTTCTCTTCCCATCTCCTCCCTGTTGGAAAGAGGTTTAGGTAATGCCATGTTGGTCACATCACTCTTGCTGCCTATGGGACCTGTAGGAATTCCTTCcttcaggccccacagagcattCTTAGGGTTATTAATAGGAACCCCCTGTTGTTTatggggagcaggcaggagcccagccagctgccaggcccaggTGTTGAGGGAAGAAGGTGAGGTGCTGGTGGCCAGGGAATGCCCACCGTAGGAGCTTTCACAGCCCATGCAGAGGAGAGTAACTCCCTGCAATACCATATTTGCTCACTTAACACCTGGTTTTCTCCCCCTCTCCCAACCCACACTGGTACTTTTTGCTCTTAAAACCAAGCACATCCCTGCCaaaatggccacagaaccacCGCAGTCACAATGGCCACTCGGTTGTGAGCTGGGTTGTGCAAGGACTGCAAAATATCAGTGTCTCAGTGCCTCAACAGCTATTTCTGGGCTTTCCCATTCCCTCTAGGGCAGGTATTGCATCCTCCCCACTACCCTTCCCCTCCAAACAACCTGCTCCCTTCCATTTTGGGAGCCAGGCCTACAGAATTTAAACCCCATCACTGCTGGGAGGGCATAAAGGTCTGAGGAAGCATTTCAGCCCCATCTGTGCCCTTGCTCCCCCCAGACCACCGCAACCTGACCTTCGACCCCGAGACAGCCAACAAGTACCTGGAGGTGTCCAAAGGTGCCCACAAAGCCAAGCACTGTCctggcagcatccctgggcaggggcagggcccccgcttccagccctggcaggtgctgtgcacgCAGAGCTACGGCCCCGGCCACCACTACTGGGAGGTGAAgatctccagccactctgtcatCCTGGGGGTCACCTACCGGGggctgccccaggagcagcagcagggccacagGTTCAACATCGGCCTGgatgggggctcctgggggctgcaggtgaGGGAGGATTGTTACCTGGCCTGGCACAAGGGCCGTGCCCAGAAAATCCAGGAGCAGCTCTATAAGAACCTGGGGGTCAGCCTGGATTATGGCAAGGGGCTCCTCTCCTTCTACGGCCTCGGGGAGAGGACAAAACTCATCCATTCCTTCCACAGCGTGTTCACTGAGCCCCTGTACCCCGTGTTTTGGCTGTGTGAGGGGCGAGTGGTGACGCTGTGCCAGAGGGACTGAGCCAGAGCCACCACACtgagccagagccaggctggcaagtgccaggctggtgccaaagtggagctgcagctgaggctGTCGTGGTGCAGTGGGACCTCAGTGCTGAGGCAGGTGTGGAGTGCAGTGTTTTAACAGGAGCTGATGGGGACAGGCATGTAAATTAACCTGTTTGATTTGCATATGCAAATATCACCCTAGTGAcacatggcagggctggagctcacCATgggtgcctgtccctgcagagagAGCAAGGGAATGGGGGGATAGGGAGGatgaaaaaatgagattttccaCTTTCTTCAACTCCTGCCAAACTTCCCAAACCTGGGGAAGGTTTGGGATGAGGGGGACCCCAGAGGGAGGTGCTACTGCCACGGGTTGCTCTGAAACAATTCAGAGGGACCTCTGAGCTCACACAGCCTCACATACAGGCAGGtcctgctccccccagccccttctTGGTTTCCTCTTGCTGTTTTCAATCAGGAAGAGCAACTTCTCAGGGTTCTATGCTGCAGCTCTTTGTACAATGCTGCTTTTCCCAATAAAGCTTTATTTTCTTactgctgctttctttcttGCTGCTGTTGGGAGATGTGGGACCCGGCAGcactgggggtggggggagctgGGTACCC containing:
- the TRIM65 gene encoding E3 ubiquitin-protein ligase TRIM65 isoform X2; protein product: MASSMSQKLEEKLVCSICLELFRVPVTLPCGHNFCKRCISDHWDKRRQEPDPSITCPECRRVFERRPELEKNVTLHSVVELARDSEERGCAAGRGEAAPAELCPRHGRPLELFCEDERRCICCVCTVRDCRPHRRVLFEEERAKKQTFLKESLEKAQEESERIEQTMKELELQTESIKDCSELKNGIQSKFTHLKIALEDFQRQTVARIEQEQRAALEHVDKNWNLCRDRLDVLGQHRERAQSLLACPEHRTFLQEFPLLPPLESPEVLVPVEFDVAAVIKPISEILSSISRLLLEDLPGCVAPKAPSPAGQEPVHAQELAVKAVAPLPKCQLRAELLKDHRNLTFDPETANKYLEVSKGAHKAKHCPGSIPGQGQGPRFQPWQVLCTQSYGPGHHYWEVKISSHSVILGVTYRGLPQEQQQGHRFNIGLDGGSWGLQVREDCYLAWHKGRAQKIQEQLYKNLGVSLDYGKGLLSFYGLGERTKLIHSFHSVFTEPLYPVFWLCEGRVVTLCQRD
- the TRIM65 gene encoding E3 ubiquitin-protein ligase TRIM65 isoform X1, with product MASSMSQKLEEKLVCSICLELFRVPVTLPCGHNFCKRCISDHWDKRRQEPDPSITCPECRRVFERRPELEKNVTLHSVVELARDSEERGCAAGRGEAAPAELCPRHGRPLELFCEDERRCICCVCTVRDCRPHRRVLFEEERAKKQTFLKESLEKAQEESERIEQTMKELELQTESIKDCSELKNGIQSKFTHLKIALEDFQRQTVARIEQEQRAALEHVDKNWNLCRDRLDVLGQHRERAQSLLACPEHRTFLQEFPLLPPLESPEVLVPVEFDVAAVIKPISEILSSISRLLLEDLPGCVAPKAPSPAGQDRKKEVLGWCYSKSLFPSSTEPVHAQELAVKAVAPLPKCQLRAELLKDHRNLTFDPETANKYLEVSKGAHKAKHCPGSIPGQGQGPRFQPWQVLCTQSYGPGHHYWEVKISSHSVILGVTYRGLPQEQQQGHRFNIGLDGGSWGLQVREDCYLAWHKGRAQKIQEQLYKNLGVSLDYGKGLLSFYGLGERTKLIHSFHSVFTEPLYPVFWLCEGRVVTLCQRD